A section of the Veillonella criceti genome encodes:
- a CDS encoding basic amino acid ABC transporter substrate-binding protein — protein MFTQKMKKIMLTGLAVLAMGALVAGCGSDTASTQGDNGKKVIKVGTNATFVPFEFKDESSQDLTGFDIDMVKAIAKKMNADVEFKNVAFDALIPSLGNKDIDMAASGMTITKARAGKVLFASPYYESGMAVVVKGSSSINNLQDLEGKNISVQMGTTGADLASKIANATLKQFDHSSDALLELNKGSVDAAVLDLPVAQYYASKHPNDDVKVISYPNTKEYFGFAFAKDNKDLQAAVNKAIAEMKQDGELNAIYQKWFKTDAPADMPTEWSGK, from the coding sequence ATGTTTACACAGAAAATGAAAAAAATTATGCTCACAGGTTTGGCTGTATTAGCCATGGGCGCATTAGTGGCTGGTTGTGGTAGTGATACAGCAAGTACACAAGGTGATAATGGGAAGAAAGTTATTAAGGTAGGCACGAATGCAACTTTTGTACCGTTTGAATTCAAAGATGAATCCTCTCAAGATTTAACGGGCTTTGATATTGATATGGTTAAAGCTATCGCTAAAAAAATGAATGCTGATGTAGAATTCAAAAATGTAGCATTTGATGCGTTGATTCCAAGTTTGGGAAATAAAGATATTGATATGGCCGCTTCTGGTATGACAATTACTAAAGCAAGAGCCGGTAAAGTATTATTTGCGTCGCCTTATTATGAATCCGGTATGGCTGTAGTTGTAAAAGGATCTTCTAGTATTAATAACTTGCAAGACTTAGAAGGAAAAAATATTTCTGTTCAAATGGGCACAACCGGTGCTGATTTAGCTAGTAAAATTGCTAATGCAACATTAAAACAATTCGACCATAGTAGTGATGCCCTTTTAGAACTTAATAAAGGAAGTGTAGACGCGGCTGTATTAGATTTACCAGTTGCTCAATATTATGCATCTAAACATCCAAATGATGATGTTAAAGTGATTTCGTATCCAAATACTAAAGAATACTTTGGCTTTGCTTTTGCTAAAGATAATAAAGACTTACAGGCTGCTGTAAATAAAGCCATTGCTGAAATGAAACAAGATGGTGAATTAAATGCTATTTATCAAAAATGGTTTAAAACTGATGCACCTGCAGATATGCCAACGG
- a CDS encoding HD-GYP domain-containing protein: MFMLSLMQPSGLYELEQDSLEAISAQLLQMIRMKSYELYTHSINVANYSVSIAAKLGLPANEIEQIRHGALLHDLGLLMMPSTVLKKAPFFNRQEMSKYRQHPANGANMIENYPCCQPIIPYIRYHHERWDGSGFPKHLCGSNIPLGARIIGIADYYDSAINPSTESWSKSKKTAKQELFSGSGIYFDPDLVKAFIEIIG; this comes from the coding sequence ATGTTTATGTTATCTTTAATGCAGCCATCAGGCTTATATGAATTGGAGCAAGATAGCTTAGAAGCCATTAGCGCCCAATTACTACAGATGATTCGCATGAAAAGCTACGAGCTTTATACACATTCCATCAATGTAGCCAATTATTCTGTGAGTATTGCCGCTAAACTAGGACTACCAGCCAACGAAATAGAACAGATTAGACATGGTGCATTATTGCATGACTTAGGATTACTTATGATGCCTTCTACAGTCTTAAAAAAAGCACCCTTCTTTAATCGTCAAGAAATGTCTAAATATCGTCAACATCCAGCGAATGGGGCAAACATGATTGAAAACTATCCATGTTGCCAACCGATTATTCCTTATATTCGCTATCACCATGAACGTTGGGATGGTTCTGGTTTTCCAAAACATCTTTGTGGGAGTAATATTCCACTAGGCGCTCGTATTATTGGTATTGCTGATTATTACGACTCCGCTATTAATCCTTCTACAGAATCTTGGTCTAAAAGCAAAAAAACGGCTAAACAGGAATTATTTAGTGGATCTGGTATCTATTTTGATCCTGATTTAGTTAAAGCTTTTATTGAAATTATCGGCTAA